The genomic DNA GGGATACGCCACGTGCTTGCACGAGCTCTCGGGCTAATCTTGTTCCGCCAAACGACGGAACTTTGCTCGGCTTCCCGTCTTTTGGGTTTCCTCTTTCAAGGACAAGCCAATCGATTGAACCTCGCGATTGCTCTTATCGATTACCTTCCCTCCATCGGGATGTTGCCCCTGTAACGAACTCCATTTTGAAAGAGGAAAGCCCTGCTGGCCTGTCTGGGAAACCCAGCGATGTTGTGCCGAGTCCAGCATCCGGACAGGCTCAGAAGAGATTCCTTGTGTTTGATCAGTCTGGGGATCAAACCACCTTGATTTTTAGTTCCTGGATTGGAACTGCAGGCCAATGCCTGCCTCCTTGGGGGTCAAAGCTCAACGATGCTTATGATTTGAATAAGAGAGAGTTAGAAACAGGAAGAGATTCTACGAATTTCCCGGGTCCAATTTTGACCGAGGAAGACAATGAAAATCTCGGGGATAGCGTGGGAAGTGAGATGCACGAAGACACTGAAGAGCTTGATGCATTGCTGTACTCTGATGACGATGACAGTTACTCAGAGGATGATGAAGAAGCCAGCACTGGTCATTCGCCGAGTACAATGACTGCTCATGAGAAACAAGAATGGTTTGAGGAAAGTGTAGAAGAAGTTGCTAGCTCCGCCGGGCCAAACAAAAGGATGAAACTGTTTGATGGAGGCTATGATGTGCCATCAGTCACGGACACTGCAAGCTCTGTGAAGCCAGAGAGATGCTTTGATTATGAAGATGATGCACAATCTAGCTGTGCCGATGGCAAAAATCAAGGATTTGAAGAATTTGGTTCCATGTCAGGCAATAAGAGATTGAGAAAGGATAAGATACGAGAAACGGTGAACGTTCTGCAGAACATAGTTCCCGGCGGGAAAGGTAAGGACGCCATTGTGATTCTGGATGAAGCTATCAGTTACTTGAGATCCTTAAAGCATAAAGCTCAGGCTTTAGGAGTTGATATGCTCTGAGATTCTATTTCTCTTATTGGTATTATTAGTAATCGGCATTGAACTGTGTCGTATATTAGTAGTGGTAATGGGCGTGTGGAATAAGTACAGAAGGATCGTTGGGACATGGGAGCGGTTGAGTCTTTCTCAATGTTTCAGTTGGACTGGTAGGGTTGGCTTTGTGAAATCTCTCTTCTTGGCGGGAAAAAAGGGTAAATGAATAGTTTTCGTTGAATTGGATTCTGAAGAAGCTATGACCTTTCTTGGTTGTGGATCAGAAGATTGGTCCTCTGATGCTAACAGAAGTACGGAAGGGGTTGGCCGCAGGCCCTATTGTCTTTGGGACCGAAATCTCGCTTTCTCACCCTTGGATGTCTTCTTCCTTAACATCATCGCAGCAACTTAACTGGTAAAGCAACATCGCCTGCTGCTGCAGCAAGCAGCAGCTGCTGCTTTGAGGGTCACAGTTGGCCACTACGCGCATGCTTGCTGGTTCTCTTGTGGATTATCGCGATGCCGATTACATGTGGACCTACAGTCGTCGGCTCATTCACGGCCCCAGCCAACAATCACTTGGGAGGCTTACTGTTCACCGAAGCAATGTTGTTGTGTAGATCTTGTAATGAAAGTGCTGCTCCTTGCTTGTTATTTGTTGTTAAGGTGACTGCTGTTTTTACTCTATGCTCACTAGTGAAGCTATCTTCTTTGCATGATAATTGACCTGTGTTTCCTTCTGTATTCatgttaattttattgaaaacaaGATGAAATACTAATCA from Diospyros lotus cultivar Yz01 chromosome 4, ASM1463336v1, whole genome shotgun sequence includes the following:
- the LOC127800261 gene encoding transcription factor bHLH143-like, whose amino-acid sequence is MEKDLGSLFQRQHSGQQSPISNALGTRFILGQRDTPRACTSSRANLVPPNDGTLLGFPSFGFPLSRTSQSIEPRDCSYRLPSLHRDVAPVTNSILKEESPAGLSGKPSDVVPSPASGQAQKRFLVFDQSGDQTTLIFSSWIGTAGQCLPPWGSKLNDAYDLNKRELETGRDSTNFPGPILTEEDNENLGDSVGSEMHEDTEELDALLYSDDDDSYSEDDEEASTGHSPSTMTAHEKQEWFEESVEEVASSAGPNKRMKLFDGGYDVPSVTDTASSVKPERCFDYEDDAQSSCADGKNQGFEEFGSMSGNKRLRKDKIRETVNVLQNIVPGGKGKDAIVILDEAISYLRSLKHKAQALGVDML